The sequence AGACGCTCATTCAATCGACCTTTTCTTATATAGAAAGGAATTTGGTTCTGAATATACCAAATCAATTTATATGGGAACTTTTTATTGTGTTTTTTGAAAGTATAGATTATAATAAATGAGAACAAGAGTTCCTTATTTGTTATAAGAAATCATGTTATACTGTAGGAAATACTTGAATTTAAAAGAAGGGAGGAAAAGGAATGGATGCAGTTTTACAAGAAATAAAAAACGAACTAAATGAAATGCGTAAACAAATGGCGACCAAAGAAGACATTACGAATATGGCAACCAAAGAAGATCTATCAAAGCTAGCGACGAAAGCGGATGTTGCGGATATTCAATTGATTAAACAAGCTGTGTTGGAATCACGTCAAGAACTTGCTGCCGTGAAAGAAACAGTAGATGATATGAAAATCGATATCCATGAATTAAAAGAAAACGATATTCGATTTGAAGAAATTTTATTGCATCAACGAAAATTGATTGACTTGCTAACGATCAAGACATCAGATCATGAAGCACAGTTGAAGTGGGTTAGGTGAATTAGTTGGAGGTAGTTGAAATACGCCACGGACACAAAAAGTAGCAATCACATCTATTCTTAGATGCGATTGCTACTTTTCTATTTCTAAAACGGCTTCATTGGAATTGTTCCAGAACTAGGTACTTTTTTACTCGATAGTCGGCCTCACCCAGACCTTAGAAAAATCAATATAACCAAAATGTTTTATATTGATGTTCATCAAATCGGCAGAGAATGGAATTTGACGTTTGGCATAATATAACGGAATCATTATAGAGGCATCAAGCAATGCTCTCTCGACCTTCAGATTTAAGGTTGTCCAATCTTCAAAGGGGGTATGTGCATAGTCAGCTAGATAACGGTTTAGTGTTGGTTCATTTTTCAAAATAGCTGCTAATGGTGAATATCCATTTTTGAGAAACTGGAAAAATGAGAAGTTTTGATTCATCTCGAATATTTCACCGTGAATAAAGAGATCAATCGATTGGTTGCCGGAGTCATCATAAAGATTGTCCGCGAAAGAGACTTGTTTTAATTCAATAGGAATTCCCTCTTTTTCCAATACTTCTTTTAGACACATCGTTGTTTTTTGCATGTAATTCACTATTTTCACCACGAGTGGTGTGGAGAACTCTGGTCGTTTCACTTTAGGGATTGGATAGGTTTGACTATGCCCAATGAGACAACCTTGGTTGTTCGGTAATGTACGAGCGTCAACTTGGCTAATATGATGGCGATGCTTTGCGATGACATAATGTACATAATCACGGATTTCCTTGCGTCGAATGGCTGAATTACGAAATGAATTCATGATGACAACGCCAAAGCCGGAATCACTTTTCACTTGGAAGGTTGGTTGGTCTTTTATCTGTGTTGCTGATCGGTACATAACTTCAAAGTCTTCAGGTACTTGCACAAATTCCACAAGGTCTATTAAAGGCCTTTCGCCAAAGTAATCTTTAAAAGCGACTAAAGTTGTTTTCGACTCATGGTCATCTCGGACATAAAAGCAACCTGTGCCAAGCGGTGAATCTTTACGTTCTTTATAAATGCTAGCATTCATTGTTCCGAGCATATGCAAGCAATAGCTACAACCATCTGGGAAGTGAATATCAATGACTAATGGAGCAGGCGTGTTGATATGTTGGATGGGTGCCCACAACTCTTGAAACTGTGGATGATTACGTAGCTCGTTTAAACAAGTGACGATATCTTCTGCAATTAATATAGACCCATCGTGGAATTGCACATCTTTTTTTACATACAATCGAAGTTTAGATGAAGTCATATCCCAGCTATGAGCAAGTTCAGGTAGGATGTTGCCTTGTTCGTCGACAGCAACGAGTCGATTAAAGATATTCGCAACGATATTCGCGCTGCCAACATCGGCAGCTTCCAAGGGATGCATCGTCAAAAAGGAGTGTCTTTTCGGAATAACAAGTTTGTCATTGGACGTTTGAAGATAGCCAAATTTCGAACGAAATGTATTCAGTAAACGCTGTTTACTATCAGCTGACCAATCTAATTCCAAATATTTTCTACTGAGTTCAACGGGTTCTTCAACAATCATCCTCGTAACCTGCTCTTCAAAAATAGTTTCTACATTTTTTAGCCACAGAAGCGTAGATACATTACCTCTACCAAGACCTGAAGTAAACGTTAGCCATCCTTCTGTAGACCATTTTTGTATATAACGTGCTGTTTGTTTAGTGCTTAAATGGAGCACTTCTGCTAGTTCTTTTTGTTTGATAGTACCGGATGGAACCGATCTCCATAAAGTTAATAAGTATGTATCCATTATTCGCTCCTTTTGAAAAGTAGACATATATATTAATGTTGTCCATTTTTTATTTTGTACGTCTAGTTTAACATTGATTCTACAAAAGACAGAGGGGGTTAACAACATGACTTGGAAAGACTATCCACAAAATCTTAAAGTTCGTTTAGTCACATCTTTTTTTAATCGTGCTGTCTCGTCGGCGGTCATGCCGTTTATGGCCTTATTTTTTGCGCAGGAAATAAGCAAAGTTTGGGCGGGTGTCTTTTTATTATTTACAGTCGTCGTTAGTTTTTTTATTAATTTGATTGGTGGTTATATTTCCGATCGCTTTCCACGTAAAAGAGTATTGGTCCTCAGTTCATTGGCAAGCGCGTGTATGTTTTTGGTCATGACAATTAGCTTATATCCCCCAAAAAATATTATTTGGCTATTTGCAATTGCTTACGT comes from Sporosarcina sp. FSL K6-3457 and encodes:
- a CDS encoding ABC transporter substrate-binding protein, with product MDTYLLTLWRSVPSGTIKQKELAEVLHLSTKQTARYIQKWSTEGWLTFTSGLGRGNVSTLLWLKNVETIFEEQVTRMIVEEPVELSRKYLELDWSADSKQRLLNTFRSKFGYLQTSNDKLVIPKRHSFLTMHPLEAADVGSANIVANIFNRLVAVDEQGNILPELAHSWDMTSSKLRLYVKKDVQFHDGSILIAEDIVTCLNELRNHPQFQELWAPIQHINTPAPLVIDIHFPDGCSYCLHMLGTMNASIYKERKDSPLGTGCFYVRDDHESKTTLVAFKDYFGERPLIDLVEFVQVPEDFEVMYRSATQIKDQPTFQVKSDSGFGVVIMNSFRNSAIRRKEIRDYVHYVIAKHRHHISQVDARTLPNNQGCLIGHSQTYPIPKVKRPEFSTPLVVKIVNYMQKTTMCLKEVLEKEGIPIELKQVSFADNLYDDSGNQSIDLFIHGEIFEMNQNFSFFQFLKNGYSPLAAILKNEPTLNRYLADYAHTPFEDWTTLNLKVERALLDASIMIPLYYAKRQIPFSADLMNINIKHFGYIDFSKVWVRPTIE